The following proteins are encoded in a genomic region of Halomicrobium zhouii:
- a CDS encoding bile acid:sodium symporter family protein: MGAMTVTAVVDFVTVVFVLATMFSMGLALTADEILASLGHHRLMAKSLLVNLVLAPLLAFAFVLTVPMETGHVVGLLLIAMAPGAPFGPKLAEISRSDVAFASGLMAVLGVVSVATIPVTVALLMPGDVAADPVGIARIVVLTQLLPLVGGLAVRARFQSVATRLHPPVQKLSTALLVLLVVLLTAAYAGEMRQLVGTGTLLISTVVVGGSLLLGYALGGPAKSTREVLATTTAARNVAIALLIATTSFPEPAVLTIIVAFGLLSLVVSGPVAGLWGRDTQGQPANEQT, encoded by the coding sequence ATGGGAGCGATGACAGTCACCGCAGTGGTCGATTTCGTGACGGTCGTCTTCGTGCTCGCGACGATGTTCTCGATGGGGCTCGCGCTGACGGCCGACGAGATTCTCGCGTCGCTCGGCCACCACCGACTGATGGCGAAGTCGCTGCTGGTGAACCTCGTGCTCGCCCCACTGCTGGCGTTCGCGTTCGTCCTCACGGTGCCGATGGAGACCGGTCACGTCGTCGGTCTCCTGTTGATCGCCATGGCACCGGGGGCGCCCTTCGGGCCGAAACTGGCCGAGATCTCCCGCAGCGACGTCGCGTTCGCGAGCGGTCTGATGGCCGTGCTCGGCGTCGTCTCCGTCGCGACGATACCGGTCACGGTGGCGCTGCTCATGCCCGGCGACGTCGCCGCCGACCCGGTCGGAATCGCCCGGATCGTCGTCCTCACCCAGCTTCTCCCGCTAGTCGGTGGACTGGCCGTCAGAGCGCGCTTCCAGTCCGTCGCCACGCGGCTGCACCCGCCGGTCCAGAAACTCTCGACGGCCCTGCTCGTCCTCCTGGTCGTCCTGTTGACGGCCGCCTACGCGGGCGAGATGCGCCAGCTCGTCGGCACCGGGACGCTGTTGATCTCCACGGTCGTCGTGGGCGGCTCGCTACTGCTCGGCTACGCGCTCGGCGGGCCGGCGAAGAGTACGCGAGAGGTGCTCGCGACGACGACCGCCGCGCGAAACGTGGCCATCGCCCTGCTCATCGCCACGACGAGCTTTCCCGAACCGGCCGTGCTCACGATCATCGTCGCGTTCGGGCTCCTCAGTCTCGTCGTCTCGGGCCCCGTTGCCGGTCTGTGGGGCCGGGATACTCAGGGACAACCTGCAAACGAACAGACGTAA
- a CDS encoding MBL fold metallo-hydrolase: MEITLVGTGSPVPIPERGGTSIALDVAGERVLIDCGPRTVYGLMEARIPFGEIETMFFTHHHMDHNASFFHFAFTSWTEGGRESLTVYGPDGTDRLVDALYDVYAEDIEYRQDIYPTDGISNIETGLVTEGFSRQMDGWSVEALPVEHSIETYAYRFEEAASGSSFVFSGDTRKIPSLAEFAEGADVLVQDCNTAPVDEDRVPEGDDQFVWQQHAAGGRDLNQSTLTTNHCDATDAGEIAQAAGVETLVLTHVMPYRDLEAMRRDAEAAFDGDVIVAEDGLTVAP, from the coding sequence ATGGAGATCACTCTCGTCGGCACCGGCAGTCCCGTCCCCATCCCGGAACGGGGCGGAACGAGTATCGCCCTCGACGTCGCCGGGGAGCGCGTGTTGATCGACTGCGGGCCCAGGACCGTCTACGGACTCATGGAGGCGCGGATCCCGTTCGGGGAGATCGAGACGATGTTCTTCACCCACCACCACATGGACCACAACGCCTCGTTCTTCCACTTCGCGTTCACGAGCTGGACCGAGGGTGGCCGGGAATCGCTCACCGTCTACGGCCCCGACGGGACCGACCGGCTCGTCGACGCGCTGTACGACGTGTACGCCGAAGACATCGAGTACCGCCAGGACATCTACCCGACCGACGGTATCTCAAACATCGAGACTGGCCTCGTGACCGAGGGGTTCAGTCGCCAGATGGACGGCTGGTCGGTCGAGGCGCTCCCGGTCGAACACTCGATCGAGACGTACGCCTACCGCTTCGAGGAAGCGGCCTCGGGGTCGTCGTTCGTCTTCTCCGGCGACACGCGGAAGATCCCGTCGCTCGCCGAGTTCGCCGAGGGTGCAGACGTCCTCGTCCAGGACTGCAACACCGCGCCGGTCGACGAAGACCGCGTGCCCGAGGGCGACGACCAGTTCGTCTGGCAACAGCACGCCGCGGGCGGGCGAGACCTGAACCAGTCCACGCTGACGACCAACCACTGTGACGCTACCGACGCCGGGGAGATCGCACAAGCGGCCGGCGTCGAGACGCTCGTGCTCACCCACGTCATGCCGTACCGGGACCTGGAGGCGATGCGACGCGACGCCGAAGCGGCCTTCGACGGCGACGTGATCGTGGCCGAAGACGGCCTCACCGTCGCTCCCTAG
- a CDS encoding redoxin domain-containing protein, which translates to MLEPGDTAPTFTATLGTSDHESFDLDDRLGDGPVVLAFFPGAFTPPCSSEMVALQDHLEAFHEVGATVLGVSADSAFAQGAFRDEHGIEFDLVSDTAGEAIRAYDLEIDIEPLGLYGVANRATFVIDEDGTITDSWVADDPTNEPDYDELLEAVESASS; encoded by the coding sequence ATGCTCGAACCAGGCGACACCGCACCGACGTTCACCGCGACGCTCGGCACGAGCGACCACGAATCGTTCGATCTCGACGACCGCCTCGGCGACGGCCCCGTCGTGCTCGCGTTCTTCCCGGGCGCGTTCACGCCCCCGTGTTCCAGCGAGATGGTCGCGCTGCAGGACCACCTCGAGGCGTTCCACGAGGTCGGGGCGACCGTCCTCGGCGTCAGCGCCGACTCGGCGTTCGCACAGGGCGCGTTCCGCGACGAACACGGTATCGAGTTCGACCTCGTGAGCGACACGGCGGGCGAGGCCATCCGCGCCTACGACCTCGAGATCGACATCGAGCCCCTCGGTCTGTACGGGGTCGCCAATCGCGCGACGTTCGTCATCGACGAGGACGGCACGATCACGGACAGCTGGGTCGCCGACGACCCGACGAACGAACCGGACTACGACGAACTGCTCGAGGCGGTCGAGTCGGCGTCGTCCTAG
- a CDS encoding DUF5789 family protein, with translation MRPPHLRGYLDEEFEFPVDRSGVVERVGDVTIDAPDDDSAAIRTMLDRDNDETFENLDDLFASIYGTLDERYIGRKYYDDRGGTLEEMDRADPRDDRNVSF, from the coding sequence ATGAGACCACCACACCTGCGCGGCTATCTAGACGAGGAGTTCGAGTTTCCGGTCGACCGGTCGGGGGTCGTCGAACGCGTCGGGGACGTCACTATCGACGCCCCGGACGACGATTCGGCGGCGATTCGCACGATGCTCGACCGGGACAACGACGAGACGTTCGAGAACCTCGACGACCTCTTCGCGTCGATCTACGGGACGCTCGACGAGCGGTACATCGGACGGAAGTACTACGACGACCGGGGCGGGACCCTCGAAGAGATGGACAGGGCCGACCCGCGCGACGACCGGAACGTCTCCTTTTGA
- a CDS encoding CGCGG family putative rSAM-modified RiPP protein, with protein sequence MSSHSHDHDHGEAEPVTDRTHDNSWSANLEKPQYEDDRSLLERHAVEAVERTTGGHHVNLVTHAAQGHPEDYLYDALESNYGDDDVEWEYVEQCGCGGHVVRVHVN encoded by the coding sequence ATGTCGAGTCACTCTCACGACCACGACCACGGTGAGGCCGAACCGGTCACCGACAGAACCCACGACAACTCGTGGTCCGCCAACCTCGAGAAACCACAGTACGAGGACGACCGGTCACTGCTCGAACGACACGCGGTCGAGGCAGTCGAACGGACCACCGGTGGTCACCACGTCAACCTCGTCACCCACGCGGCCCAGGGCCACCCGGAGGACTATCTGTACGACGCGCTCGAATCGAACTACGGTGACGACGACGTCGAGTGGGAGTACGTCGAGCAGTGTGGCTGCGGCGGCCACGTCGTCCGCGTTCACGTGAACTGA
- a CDS encoding CGCGG family putative rSAM-modified RiPP protein has translation MTNAYADREPVTRRAHDRPWVADLESEAHAADSRLTVAEAVDAVEQTRSGRYVDLVTHERHGHPSSYLYGALRSVERGVELSDEGRCSCGGYVTRVAVTP, from the coding sequence ATGACGAACGCGTACGCCGACCGCGAGCCGGTGACGAGGCGAGCACACGACCGGCCGTGGGTCGCCGACCTCGAGAGCGAAGCCCACGCGGCCGACAGCCGATTGACAGTCGCCGAGGCCGTCGACGCGGTCGAACAGACCCGGAGCGGGCGATACGTCGATCTCGTGACCCACGAACGACACGGACATCCGTCGTCGTATCTCTACGGAGCGCTACGGTCGGTGGAACGGGGCGTCGAGCTCTCGGACGAGGGGCGGTGTTCGTGTGGCGGGTACGTCACCCGCGTCGCGGTGACGCCCTAA
- a CDS encoding metal-dependent transcriptional regulator — translation MSAESQGPGTDGLAPSPSAVGGTPGRYLLAIHWLADGDAGRVSTGELQRSLDVSGPTVSETVAKLGDRGLVDYQKYRGVTLTPRGDAAATRLARQFCIVTTFFESVLDVPLDDEMTYDIGVTLPADALSRLRELTDRPCIDDCPETAGEDAGCLV, via the coding sequence ATGTCCGCAGAGAGCCAGGGGCCCGGAACGGACGGCCTCGCGCCATCACCGTCAGCCGTCGGCGGGACGCCCGGGAGGTACCTGCTCGCGATTCACTGGCTCGCTGACGGGGATGCTGGTCGGGTGTCGACCGGTGAGCTGCAGCGATCCCTGGACGTGAGCGGGCCGACCGTGAGCGAGACGGTAGCGAAACTCGGTGACCGAGGCCTCGTCGACTACCAAAAGTACCGCGGGGTGACACTCACGCCCCGGGGGGACGCCGCTGCGACCCGACTGGCCCGGCAGTTCTGTATCGTGACGACCTTCTTCGAGTCGGTGCTCGACGTGCCGCTCGACGACGAGATGACCTACGATATCGGTGTCACGCTGCCCGCGGACGCCCTCTCCCGACTTCGGGAACTCACCGACCGCCCCTGCATCGACGACTGTCCGGAGACGGCCGGGGAAGATGCGGGCTGTCTCGTCTGA
- a CDS encoding helix-turn-helix domain-containing protein has product MPYAKLTITVPEAVWVSDVSQSHPDVRFRVLAATANDDAGVAEMELVGPDAGLISDEIRAYETVSAVTEFESEPGRHRIEVETTMPLLLSSIQASGVPLTTPFEVRDGEMLLEERLPQERLSKLGDTLADVGIQYTVEQIRQHVDSESVLTDRQRWLIGEAIDRGYYDTPRRTTLTALAEELDIAASTCSEVLHRAEERVLKQFVRTDRPAPARTPVHAD; this is encoded by the coding sequence ATGCCATACGCAAAACTCACCATAACAGTCCCGGAGGCGGTCTGGGTCAGCGACGTGTCGCAGAGTCACCCCGACGTCCGGTTCCGCGTCCTCGCCGCGACGGCGAACGACGACGCCGGCGTCGCCGAGATGGAACTCGTCGGGCCGGACGCGGGCCTGATCAGTGACGAGATTCGGGCCTACGAGACGGTTTCGGCGGTGACCGAGTTCGAGTCCGAACCCGGCCGCCACCGCATCGAGGTCGAGACGACGATGCCACTCCTGCTGTCGTCGATCCAGGCCTCGGGCGTCCCGCTGACCACGCCGTTCGAAGTCCGTGACGGTGAGATGCTGCTGGAGGAGCGACTCCCCCAGGAGCGACTCTCGAAACTGGGTGACACGCTGGCGGACGTCGGCATCCAGTACACCGTCGAGCAGATCCGCCAGCACGTCGACTCCGAGTCGGTACTGACGGACCGCCAGCGCTGGTTGATCGGGGAAGCGATCGATCGGGGCTACTACGACACGCCCCGCCGGACGACGCTGACTGCCCTCGCCGAGGAACTCGACATCGCCGCGTCGACGTGTAGCGAAGTGCTCCACCGCGCGGAAGAGCGGGTACTGAAACAGTTCGTGCGAACGGACCGTCCGGCGCCCGCCCGTACGCCCGTTCACGCGGACTGA
- a CDS encoding 5'-nucleotidase C-terminal domain-containing protein: MSGNETVTGEWRSLDGATVDRGDDEDADVVFAHVSDLHGQLAPRHQVYYDNLTSKPDFDFGDDDRVIERAGGVPILAAKLDELREDYDVCTLMSGDTFHGSAVTTYTDGRAMLDPVNEHVAPDVYVPGNWDYSNEAAEDGSFVELMDALEAPVLANNLYDWETDERLYDAYRILDVGGLSVGVVGMTNVYVDRMAPAFSEGKYRFGKHPALLEASAQAAREDGADVVVAVTEIGLPWMVQAAKDCAGVDVMFSAHTHEYTYDPIVVAETETVVVESGMGEALGRVDLRVRDGEIQFRHHLYCLTEDGEHTPEPDAEAAATVEAERAPFLEDEPGFERGAGMLDRPLDTVVGRTEKPLYRQSFLESAWNTLFNDALRAHFGTDLAVSHGFRYGTAIPPGEITLGDLYTFFPMTAPVARGVAYGQQLTSHVEAFLEDNFTPYPYDQEDGRVRSFSSNVAVTVDPTAKRGRRLVEMRVDGETVDPEETYSVATFRRPGDPERDLGNCGFPFQDVEVDDGTIPVDVVVEYLEGHSPVDYEVMGLVETADDGGRAQNTPADGAYPFIQPGVDYAAGEAYCETSMIPRRNTFPDEGRNRTR; this comes from the coding sequence ATGAGCGGGAACGAAACGGTCACGGGCGAGTGGCGCTCTCTCGACGGAGCCACCGTCGATCGCGGCGACGACGAGGACGCCGACGTGGTCTTCGCTCACGTGAGCGACCTCCACGGACAGTTGGCACCGCGCCACCAGGTCTATTACGACAACCTCACGTCGAAGCCGGACTTCGACTTCGGCGACGACGACCGCGTCATCGAGCGTGCGGGTGGCGTCCCGATCCTGGCGGCCAAACTCGACGAACTCCGCGAGGACTACGACGTCTGTACGCTCATGAGTGGCGACACGTTCCACGGCTCCGCCGTGACCACCTACACCGACGGACGAGCGATGCTCGACCCCGTCAACGAACACGTCGCGCCCGACGTCTACGTCCCCGGCAACTGGGACTACTCGAACGAGGCCGCCGAGGACGGCTCCTTCGTGGAACTGATGGACGCACTCGAGGCCCCGGTTCTCGCGAACAACCTCTACGACTGGGAGACCGACGAGCGACTGTACGACGCGTACCGGATCCTCGACGTCGGTGGCCTCTCTGTGGGCGTCGTCGGCATGACGAACGTCTACGTCGACCGGATGGCGCCCGCGTTCTCCGAGGGGAAGTACCGCTTCGGGAAGCACCCCGCGCTCCTCGAAGCGTCCGCACAGGCCGCCCGCGAGGACGGCGCCGACGTCGTGGTCGCGGTCACCGAGATCGGCCTCCCGTGGATGGTCCAGGCCGCCAAGGACTGTGCGGGCGTGGATGTCATGTTCAGCGCGCACACCCACGAGTACACCTACGACCCGATCGTCGTCGCGGAGACCGAAACCGTGGTCGTCGAATCCGGGATGGGCGAGGCGCTCGGCCGCGTGGACCTCCGCGTACGAGACGGGGAGATCCAGTTCCGGCATCACCTCTACTGTCTGACCGAGGACGGCGAGCACACGCCGGAACCGGACGCCGAGGCGGCGGCGACGGTCGAAGCCGAGCGCGCGCCCTTCCTCGAGGACGAGCCAGGATTCGAGCGAGGGGCCGGGATGCTCGACCGTCCGCTAGATACGGTGGTCGGCCGGACGGAGAAACCACTCTACCGGCAGTCGTTCCTCGAGAGCGCGTGGAACACGCTGTTCAACGACGCGCTGCGGGCGCACTTCGGCACGGACCTCGCCGTCTCGCACGGGTTCCGCTACGGGACTGCTATCCCGCCCGGCGAGATCACACTCGGCGATCTATACACGTTCTTCCCGATGACGGCGCCCGTCGCCCGTGGCGTCGCCTACGGCCAGCAACTCACGAGCCACGTGGAGGCGTTCCTCGAGGACAACTTCACGCCGTACCCCTACGACCAGGAGGACGGTCGCGTCCGTAGCTTCTCCTCGAACGTCGCGGTGACCGTCGACCCGACCGCCAAGCGCGGCCGTCGCCTCGTCGAGATGCGGGTCGACGGCGAGACGGTCGACCCCGAGGAGACGTACTCGGTGGCGACGTTCCGCCGGCCCGGTGACCCCGAACGCGACCTCGGTAACTGCGGGTTCCCGTTCCAGGACGTCGAGGTCGACGACGGGACCATCCCGGTCGACGTCGTCGTCGAGTATCTCGAAGGCCACTCGCCCGTCGACTACGAGGTGATGGGGCTGGTCGAGACCGCCGACGACGGTGGCCGAGCCCAGAACACGCCCGCAGACGGGGCGTATCCGTTCATCCAGCCCGGCGTCGACTACGCGGCCGGCGAAGCGTACTGCGAGACGTCCATGATCCCACGCAGGAACACGTTTCCCGACGAAGGGCGTAATCGAACGCGCTAG
- a CDS encoding MBL fold metallo-hydrolase: MVTTITADQLADEIDAGEQFTLIDVRPEDSFEAWHVPDAANVPYDPDEGLSEDQRNEVETLVDGGPVVAICGKGLTSTPFAFDLEEHGYEDVSVVTGGMEAWSKRYEVVPIETASDDLVVRQVQRRAKGCLGYVVGSKAAEEAAVVDATRQTDQFKVAAQDAGLSIARVLDTHVHADHISGSPALADEVGVPYHLGDAASERGVEYEYEPLADGAVVEVGDVEIEALHTPGHTSEMTNYLVDGELLLTGDTLFVDSVGRTELQFDEDDASRGAELLYDSLHETILDLPDDTTILPGHLTVTSDGRYENGSPGDPLVARLGDLRDELDFLGLDREAFVERLTGDAPEKPPNYETVIAINTGKDTVDDESEATELELGPNNCAA; this comes from the coding sequence ATGGTCACAACCATCACTGCGGACCAACTCGCGGACGAGATCGACGCCGGCGAACAGTTCACGCTCATCGACGTGCGTCCCGAAGACAGCTTCGAGGCCTGGCACGTGCCCGACGCGGCGAACGTTCCATACGACCCCGACGAGGGACTGAGCGAAGACCAGCGAAACGAGGTGGAGACACTGGTCGACGGCGGACCGGTCGTCGCCATCTGCGGGAAGGGACTGACGTCGACGCCGTTCGCGTTCGACCTGGAGGAACACGGCTACGAGGACGTCTCGGTCGTCACTGGCGGGATGGAGGCGTGGAGCAAGCGCTACGAGGTCGTCCCCATCGAGACGGCGAGCGACGACCTCGTCGTTCGGCAGGTCCAGCGCCGGGCGAAGGGCTGTCTCGGCTACGTCGTCGGCTCGAAAGCCGCGGAAGAGGCAGCCGTCGTCGACGCGACCAGACAGACCGACCAGTTCAAAGTCGCTGCCCAGGACGCCGGGCTCTCCATCGCACGCGTGCTCGATACGCACGTCCACGCCGACCACATCTCCGGCAGTCCGGCACTCGCCGACGAGGTCGGCGTGCCCTACCACCTCGGTGACGCAGCCAGCGAGCGCGGTGTCGAGTACGAATACGAACCGCTCGCAGATGGCGCAGTCGTCGAGGTCGGCGACGTCGAGATCGAGGCGCTCCACACCCCCGGCCACACCTCGGAGATGACGAACTACCTCGTCGACGGGGAACTCCTGTTGACGGGCGATACGCTGTTCGTCGACTCCGTCGGCCGGACGGAACTCCAGTTCGACGAGGACGACGCCTCGCGTGGCGCGGAACTGCTGTACGACTCGCTCCACGAGACGATCCTCGACCTCCCGGACGACACGACCATCCTGCCGGGCCACCTCACCGTCACGAGCGACGGGCGCTACGAGAACGGCTCGCCGGGTGACCCCCTCGTGGCCCGGCTCGGGGACCTCCGCGACGAACTCGACTTCCTCGGGCTGGACCGCGAAGCGTTCGTCGAACGATTGACCGGAGACGCCCCGGAGAAGCCCCCGAACTACGAGACAGTCATCGCCATCAACACCGGCAAAGACACCGTCGACGACGAGAGCGAGGCGACGGAACTCGAGCTGGGCCCGAACAACTGTGCCGCGTAG
- a CDS encoding winged helix-turn-helix transcriptional regulator, producing the protein MDDEAGDSTGELEVWCAGNDWCPVTTTATLIGKKWHPVIVHRLLEHGPSGFNELEANVDGISSKVLSDSLDDLEANQLVDREIISEKPFRVHYSLTDHGEALQPVIHAMRDWGTEHLKRPEHAEDAASGG; encoded by the coding sequence ATGGACGACGAAGCGGGCGATTCCACCGGAGAGCTCGAAGTCTGGTGTGCCGGGAACGACTGGTGTCCGGTCACGACGACCGCGACGCTGATCGGGAAGAAGTGGCACCCCGTCATCGTCCACCGGTTGCTCGAACACGGCCCGAGCGGCTTCAACGAACTCGAGGCAAACGTCGACGGCATCTCCAGCAAGGTCCTCTCGGACAGCCTGGACGACCTCGAAGCGAACCAGCTCGTCGACCGCGAGATAATCAGCGAGAAACCGTTCCGCGTCCACTACTCGCTGACTGATCACGGGGAGGCACTCCAGCCAGTCATCCACGCGATGCGCGACTGGGGGACAGAACACCTGAAGCGGCCCGAGCACGCCGAGGACGCGGCCTCCGGTGGCTGA
- a CDS encoding CaiB/BaiF CoA transferase family protein: MTDQSKILDGVKVVDLSTFVTGGFCSAMLANQGAEVVKVEQPGYGDAVRHTGPPFIQGESPYYWSLNYGKKSLELDLKNDAAKEALYELVAEADVFVQNFRPGTAERLDVDYETLGEYNDDLVYLAISAFGQTGPWRERSGYDLLIQGMSGIMSVTGEEGRQPVKVGLPMTDLITAMWAAFGTMTALYRREQTGEGEYIDLGMLEATLPWLTKQAGMVFAGEEPRRMGTKDPVLAPYQTFETKDGYINVCILNEKLWGELCEAIDRPDLPEDDRFEVNADRVDHLDELEAEIESTLREKTTEEWIRVIAEDAGVPAGPVYDVEEALDNPQIDARGTITSIEHPELGEIPVIEHPLRYGEADSGFDLPPPLLGEHNRAVFRELGYDEAEIDALADAGAFGDQDGDE; the protein is encoded by the coding sequence ATGACTGACCAGAGCAAGATACTGGACGGCGTGAAAGTAGTGGACCTCTCGACGTTCGTCACCGGCGGGTTCTGCTCCGCGATGCTGGCGAACCAGGGCGCCGAGGTCGTCAAGGTCGAACAGCCGGGCTACGGCGACGCCGTTCGCCATACCGGGCCGCCGTTCATCCAGGGCGAGTCGCCGTACTACTGGTCGCTGAACTACGGCAAGAAGAGCCTCGAACTGGACCTGAAGAACGACGCGGCGAAGGAAGCCCTCTACGAACTCGTCGCGGAAGCCGACGTGTTCGTGCAGAACTTCCGGCCCGGGACCGCCGAGCGCCTCGACGTCGACTACGAGACCCTCGGCGAGTACAACGACGACCTCGTCTACCTCGCCATCTCGGCGTTCGGCCAGACCGGCCCCTGGCGGGAGCGGTCGGGCTACGACCTGCTCATCCAGGGGATGAGCGGGATCATGAGCGTCACCGGGGAGGAGGGGCGCCAGCCGGTCAAGGTCGGCCTGCCGATGACGGACCTGATCACCGCGATGTGGGCCGCCTTCGGGACGATGACCGCACTCTATCGCCGGGAACAGACCGGCGAGGGCGAGTACATCGACCTCGGGATGCTGGAGGCGACGCTCCCGTGGCTCACCAAGCAGGCGGGGATGGTGTTCGCCGGCGAGGAGCCCCGGCGGATGGGGACGAAGGACCCTGTGCTGGCCCCCTACCAGACCTTCGAGACGAAGGACGGCTACATCAACGTCTGCATCCTCAACGAGAAGCTCTGGGGGGAGCTGTGCGAGGCGATCGACCGCCCGGACCTGCCCGAGGACGACCGCTTCGAAGTGAACGCCGACCGCGTCGACCACCTGGACGAACTGGAGGCCGAGATCGAGTCGACGCTGCGGGAGAAGACGACCGAGGAGTGGATCCGGGTCATCGCGGAAGACGCCGGCGTGCCGGCCGGCCCGGTGTACGACGTCGAGGAGGCGCTCGACAACCCCCAGATCGACGCTCGCGGGACGATCACGTCGATCGAGCACCCCGAGCTCGGGGAGATACCGGTGATCGAACACCCGCTCCGGTACGGCGAGGCCGACAGCGGGTTCGACCTCCCGCCGCCGCTGCTCGGCGAGCACAACCGCGCGGTGTTCCGCGAACTCGGCTACGACGAGGCGGAGATCGACGCCCTGGCCGACGCCGGCGCGTTCGGTGACCAGGACGGCGACGAGTGA
- a CDS encoding TetR/AcrR family transcriptional regulator: protein MSEQDGEAASKDTREVIMEATFRALRERGYGDLRMRHIGEEMDLTRQVIHYHFDGKDDLMASFLEYIAEQYEGSVEVADDMDPRAELDARIDQCLFGPEFDEFTHWDRMKVYHELFAHAQNDDRHRDILDEHYEQIKGSIVAVIERGIDEGAFRDVDADRFGQLVTDAIHVGRERRISLGHEEAPEEAREAIDEFILDSLSVDE from the coding sequence ATGAGCGAGCAGGACGGGGAGGCCGCCTCGAAGGACACGCGCGAGGTCATCATGGAGGCGACCTTCCGTGCGCTGCGAGAGCGGGGGTACGGCGACCTCCGGATGCGCCACATCGGCGAGGAGATGGACCTCACCAGGCAGGTGATCCACTACCACTTCGACGGGAAGGACGACCTGATGGCCTCCTTCCTCGAGTACATCGCCGAGCAGTACGAGGGGAGCGTCGAGGTGGCCGACGACATGGACCCCCGGGCCGAACTGGACGCCCGGATCGACCAGTGCCTGTTCGGCCCGGAGTTCGACGAGTTCACCCACTGGGACCGGATGAAAGTCTACCACGAGCTGTTCGCCCACGCCCAGAACGACGACCGACACCGCGACATTCTCGACGAACACTACGAGCAGATCAAGGGGAGCATCGTCGCGGTCATCGAGCGCGGCATCGACGAGGGCGCCTTCCGCGACGTCGACGCCGACCGCTTCGGCCAGCTAGTGACCGACGCCATCCACGTGGGTCGCGAGCGTCGCATCTCGCTGGGCCACGAGGAGGCCCCCGAAGAGGCCCGCGAGGCCATCGACGAGTTCATCCTCGACTCGCTGTCCGTCGACGAGTGA